The DNA region TCCTCACCTTCCCCATGTTCGTCTACGTCCTGGGCGTCTCCTCCTTCACCACCGTGGGTACGGACATCCTGCAGATCATCTTCACCGCTGGCTTCGCGTCCATCACCCAGTACGCCATTTACGGCTTCATCTTCTACACCCTGGCCATGGGCATGCTGCTGGGCTCCCTGGTGGGCATCCAGATCGGCGCGCTGGCCACAAAGCTGGTCAAGGGCATCTACATCCGCGGCTTCTACGCCATCGCCATCATGGCGGGCTTCGTGAACCGGCTGTTCGCCCTGCCCTCCAAGCTCGTGGATCTGGAGTACATCAGCATGTCCAAGTCCACGGCGGCGGTCATCACCCAGGTCGGCAACGTCACGTTCTTTATCGTGGTGGGGCTCTTCGCCATCTGGGTGTTCAGCGTGTTCTTCCGTAACATCTCCAAGCTCCGTGCGGAGGCCTGATCATGCTTATCAAGAACAAGAAGAAGTTCGCCTTCGGTTTGACTATGACCCTCTCGTTCGCGGCAATACTGGTCATCATGTTCATGCCGCTCTTTGGAGGCACCAACGCCTTCCACGCCGCGGACGGATTGTTCAACTCCATCTCCAAGGCGTCGGCCAGCCACTTTGCCGTGGTTCGCACCAGCCTTGCCGGCTTCGAGACCAAGTCTGCGGATCAGGAGCTCAAGCTCTCGGAAGGCGTGGGCAAAAACGTCGCCACCATCATCAATGCGACGGGCCAGGAAGCCACCTATGCTGACGGCATCCTCACCGTGCGCGGCGAGATCAACCCCCTGCTCGACCGCATGCTGAGCGACTCTGAGGCCATGTTCGCCAACAACGGCGAGGTCCTTCAGAACGCATACGGCATCGAGCCCAAGGCCGCTCTGTATGCGTGGTGGATGTACGCCTCCACCGCGTCGAAGAAGTTCCTGCTGCAGAAGCGCTTTGACACCTCGAAGATCATCGACGAGGTGAAGACGAAGGCTGTGGAAGTGTCGTACAACTACTACGGCGTGAACCCCACGCCGGCCACCGAGCGCGTCGCCATCCTGGCTTTCGCCCTGATCTTCTACGTGATCTATACGGTGTGGTACGGCTTTGCCATCTTCGAGCTCTTCGAGGGCATCGGCCTGACCATGACAAAGTCCGCCAAGAAGGAAACCTAAGCCCTGAATTGCTCTGAATTGTGCGAGCCCTGAACTCTATGACCAACTTGTTCGTCCCGTTCCTTTCCTGGATGCGCGCCCGGAAGCAGCATCAAGAACCCCTTGGAGAAAAGGAGCTGGAAGCGTTGCGTCAAAGGTTCAGGGCTCGCCATCACAACTTCAAGCTGCTGCTCTCGGGCAACAATGAGGCCCTGGAGCACATCGGCCGCCTGGAGGACCTCGCACGAGGCGTGCGTCCTTTCGGCGGCCAGGCCGTTCGGGCGGCCGCCGCACGCATCACCACCCTGGCCTACCGCTCCATCAAACATCTCGAAGCCATCACGGGCGAGCGCCAGACCACGCTGCGGGAGCGCTTCGACGCCATCCGGGGCGAGGTAGACGCCATCCTTGCGCCGCACCACGCCAAGGACAACGTTCTGCCCGGTCCGCGCATCCTGACCATGGACGCCGTGACCAAGCAGGATGTGGACCAGGTGGGGCCGAAGATGGCCCGCCTGGGCGAGGCCAGGAACGTGCTGGGCATGCAGGTGCCGGACGGCTTCGTCATCACGGCAGCGGCATGCGAGGAGTTCATGGCCGCCTCCGGCCTGCGCGAGGAAATCAACCGCCGCATGCAGGCCAAGAGCGACGAGCTCACCTCCCGCATGACCCTGGCCCTGGAGCTGCAGGCCCTGGTGCTGGAATCACCCCTGCCCCCCGCGCTGGAGACCGCCATATGCGAGGCGTGCGAGGGCCTGGCCCAACGCCTCGGCGCCGCGCCGCGGCTCGTGGTCCGCTCCAGCGCCCTGGGCGAGGACCAGACCGGCGCATCCTTTGCCGGGCAGCACCGCTCCGCCGTCAATGTGAGCGTGGACTCCCTGACCCGCGTCTACAAGGAGGTCGTGGCCTCCACCTACAGCCTGGAGGCCATCAGCTACCGTCTGACCAAGGGCATCCCCGAGGAGAGCGCCGTGATGTGCGTAGGCGTTCTGCAGATGGTGGAGCCCGAGGCCGGCGGCGTGGCCTACTCCCGCGATCCCCTGGGCGTGCGCGCCGACTCCGCGCTCGTCTACTCCGTCTTTGGCCTGCCCAAGCAGATCGTGGACGGCGCGGACGCCGCGGACTTCATCGCCCTGGACCGCGAGAGCGGCGACGTGCTGGAGCACGACATCGCGGCCAAGCACCAGCGCACCGTCTGCTTCGAGGACGAGGGGGTCTGCCGCGAGGAGCTGGATCCCTCCCTGGCAAGCCGCTCCTCCATCGACCTGGCCACGGCCAAACAAATTTTCGATCTGGTCATGCGGCTGGAGCGCCACTTCGGCGAGCCGCAGGATATGGAATGGGCCGGAACCGATGACGGCGCCATCGTTGTGCTGCAGTCGCGCCCCTTGCCGGCGGCCATTGACCGCGAGGTCTCCGCCTTCGAGCTGGAGCTGCCTCTGCCGGACTCCCGCCGGGAGCTGCAGCCCTTATCAGAGTCCGAACCGCACAGGGAGCTGGGCCGCGGCATCGCCGCCAGCCCTGGTGTGGCGGCCGGCCCGGTGCATCGCATCGAGCGCGAGGCCGACATGCTCACCATGCCTGCCGGCGCCGTGATCGTGGTCAAGCGGCCACTGCCGCGTTTCGCCCCCGCCCTGGCCGAGGCGTCGGCCATCGTAGCAGAGGAAGGCGGCGCGGCCGGGCACCTGGCCAGCGTGGCCCGCGAGCTGGACAAGCCCGCACTCTTCGGCATGGTGGACGCCATGCGCCGGCTCACGCCCGGCGATGAGGTCACCGTGGACGCCGACTCCATGGTGCTGCTGGACGGCCGCGTGGAGGAACGCCTGACCCGCACGGCGCCCCGCACGAACCTCATGCGCGGCTCGGCCGTGCACACCATGCTCCTTGCCGTGATGCCGCACATCGTCCGGCTCACCCTGCTCGACCCGCAGTCCGACGCATTTGCCGCACGCAACTGCCAGACAATGCACGATATTTTCCGATTCTGCCACGAGCGCGCCCTGCTCGCCATGTTCGATTTCGGCGAGGACACGCCCTTTCCCGAGCGCGCGGCCCGGCTCCTGGCCGGTGGCAAGAGCTCCCAGTTCAAGGTCATCGACCTGGGCGACTCCTTCCACGACAAGACCCACAACAACACGGTCCGCGTGGAGGACATCGACTCCCTGCCCTTCCAGGCGTTCTGGCGCGGCATGACCGCCGTGCCCTGGGCCGGCCCGCCGGCCGTAGAGACGAAGGGCCTTGCCTCCATCTTCCACGAGGCTCTGCTCAACACGAACCTTGAGCCATCCATGCCCTCGGCCTACGCCGTGCAGAACTACTTCATGGTGGCCAGGGACTTCATGAGCGCCCAGTCGCGTTTCGGCTTCCACTTCGCCACGGTAGAGGCACTGGTGGGCGAGCGCACGCGCGAGAACTACATCAGCTTCCGTTTTGCCGGCGGCGCGGCCGATCAGCACAGGCGGGAGTCCCGCGCGGCTCTCGTGGCCTCGCTGTTGGACGATCTCGGCTTCGACACCGTACGCAACTTCGACGCCGTCCGTGCGCGCATGGACAACCGCCGGGCCGAGACCATGGTCTCGCGTCTCGCGGCCCTCGGCTTCCTCACCATGCATACCCGCCAGCTCGACATGGTGATGGGCTCTGACGGCGCGGTGGAATCCTATCGCCAGTCGCTTTCCAGCCACCTGGCCGAGATCGCCTCCTGAACGATCCACTCCCTTGACGAGGTGTAAAAAATGCTGACAGGGCTGCCCCTGCCAGACGCCTTTCTCCGCCACATAACCCACTGCCCGCACACGCTTTTCATTTAGTCTGATCTTGGCATCCTTCTCGCTCTTTCCTTGTTGGAACCAGCAAGAAGGAATGCGATGACCCGGCACCATATTCAACCATCCCGACGCGCAACCACAGGCGAGACCGGCTCTGGCCTGGGCTGGTGGCTCGTGGCCGCGGCGCTCATCCTGTTCCTGGCCGCCGTCCTCGTGCCGGCGTGGCTCGGCGCCAACGCCCTGAACGCGCAGAACAGGGCATACGCCGAGCGCGACCTGCGCACCGAGGCCGACCTGCTGGCCAACCGCGTGGACGTACAGCTTTTCCAACTCCTGGGCGAGCTGAAGTCCGCCGCGCTGCACGGCTGGGAGGACTCCGCTGTCACACGGTCGGCGGTTCTGCGCTCCACCGCCCTGGTTGCGGCAAACGAAGCGCCTGCCGACCCGGCCCAGGCCCAGGCCGTGCGCCAGGCGCGCGCCGCCGGATGGAGCCTGCTCGTGGACGGCCGCGCACAACCCGCCGCGCTGGTGCTGGCCGCCTCGGACCATCCGGACCGGCCCAGCCGCATTGCCGTGGCCGTGGTCGCACCGAAAGATCTGATGGCCGCCGTGCCCCGGCGGGAGCCCCTGGCCTCTCTGGCACTGCTGGATCGCGCCCACCATCCCCTGCTCACGGCGAGCGATCCCGCCATATGGAATGATATTTCCGCCTCCGGCGGACCCGCCCGCGTCGACGGCATGCTCCGCACTGTCCGGCCTGTTCCTGAGTTTCCGCTATACATCGGCCTGGCTCGGCCGATGCCCGGATACTGGGCCGTGCTCATGCAAGACGGTAGCGCTCTTGCCGTCGGCGCGGCCACCTGCCTGCTCCTGGCCGGAGCGGGCGTGATCCTGCTCACCGCCCTGGTGCGACGGCGCTTCATGGAGGCAGAGCAGAAGCGCACCCTGGCCTTCCAGGAGATGGAGCATGTACAGAAGCTCTCCTCCATCGGCCGCCTTGCCGCCGGCGTGGCCCACGAGATCAACAACCCGCTGGCAATCATCGCCGAAAAGGCCGGCCTGATGAAGGACCTGGCCTGCGCGGCCCAGGACATGCCCAAGGCGCAGCGCTTCATCACGATGACAGACTCCATCCTCCAGGCCGTGACCCGCTGCCGGGCCGTGACCCACCGGCTTTTGGGATTCGCCCGGCGCATGGAGGTGCGGCCCATGGAGCTGGACCTCAACGACGTGCTCCGCGAGACCCTGGGCTTTCTGGAACGCGACGCCCTGTTCCGCAACATCACGCTGGATCTGCAGCTCGATCCGGAACTGCCAGGCATCGAAAGCGACCGCGGCCAGCTCCAGCAGATATTCCTCAACCTCCTGAACAACGCCATGGCCGCCGTGCCGGACAAGGGCCGCATCCGCGTGGCCACCCGGCGTGAGCAGAGCGGCGTGGCCGTGGAGATCGAGGACAACGGCATGGGCATGTCCCGCGAGACACTGGCGCACATCTTCGAACCATTTTTCTCCACCAAGGGCGAGCACGGCACCGGCCTCGGGCTGTCCATCACCTACGGCATCGTGGACAAGCTGGGCGGCTCCATCGAGGTGGCCAGCGCCGAGGGCGAGGGCAGCATGTTCACCATCCATCTGCCCCTGCGCGCAGCCATTGCCGAGCAGCCGGCGGCCGCAGTCGAACTGAATCCACAGCCCGCCCACGGCGGAACCAAGTGAGAAATGACATGCAGATTGGCGACCTGGAAAGCATGGCCATCGGTCGGGCCCTGGCGGCACAGAGCCACGAGCTGAAGAACGTGCTCGCCATCGTGGGCGAGGCGGCTGGGCTCATGGAGGACCTTCTGGAGCTGTATCGCACACAGCGGCCCGAAGGCGCCATACCGGCGGAGATGGCCGCACGCATGGACAAAGCCCTGGGCTCGATCACAGCCCAGGTGGAGCGAGGCCACCGCATGACCACGGATCTGAACATGCTGGCGCACATGCCTGACCGGAGGCTGGAGCACACGCTGCCGGACGTGGACCTGGGACAAATCACGGCCCTGGCCTGCCGCTTTCTGGAGCGTTCCGCCCGGCGCTGCCAGGTGACGCTGGTGCCGCCGCCGTGCGTGGGCGTCACCGTGCCGGCCGATCCGCAGCGCTGCATGGCCGCCTGCATGGTGCTGCTGGAGTGGCTGTACCTGCCGCTCGAACCCGGCGGTGTTATCGCGCCGCAGCCCGTCGCGCTGGACCCGGCCCTGGATATCGACGCCATGGCGGACTTGGGGAGCATGCCCGAAGGCACGGCGCGGCTTCTGGGAGCTGCCGGCCTGTCCCTGGAACCTTGCGGCGGCCGTCTGCGCCTCACCCTGAAGGGAGTTTCCAATGACCAACGCCATACGCGTGTTGCTTGTGGATGACGAATCCGAGTTCGTGGAGACCCTGGCCGAACGACTGGAGATCCGCGGCTTCGAACCCGCCGTGGCCCTGAACGGGACCGCCGCCCTGGAGCGCCTGGACGAGATCAGGCCCCAGGTCATGGTGCTGGACCTGAAAATGCCCGGCATGAGCGGTCTGGAGGTGCTGCGCGAGACCCTGCGCAAGATGCCGGAGCTACCGGTGATCATGCTCACGGGCCACGGCTCCGAGCAGGAGCGCGACGAGGCCTTGGCCAGCGGCGCCGCCACCTATCTGCAAAAGCCCATAGACATCGAGACCCTCTCGAAGTTGCTCACGGAAACAGCTTCGGCCGGCGCGGTGCCGGGCGAAGAGGCGTAACCTACAAGCCGGCTGCGGCCGACATACCTGCGGAGGACAACCCATGGCCAAGCAACTCACCATCCTGTTGGTTGATGACGAGCAGAGCTTCCTGGACAACCTGAACGAGCGCATGAAGCTGAAGGGCTTCAACACCGTGCTGGCCAGCAGCGGCGAACACGCTCTGGAGCTGGCCAAGGAGCACGCCATTGACGCCGCCATCGTGGACCTGAAGATGCCGGGCATGGACGGCCTGGTGTGCATCGCCAAGCTCAAGGAGATCCACCGGGGCCTGAAGACCGTGCTGTTGACCGGCTACGGCGACGCCAAGGTCAAGGAAGCCACGGAAGGGCTGGAGTCAGTATATTTCGAAAAGGGCGAGATGGGTCGCTTCTGGGACTTCATCAAGTCCCTGCCGGCCAAGATGGAAAGCACCATGGCCAGCGCCGGCTACGCCGAAGAAGGCGACGCCGAGGGCGCCATGAAGGCCTTCGATCAGGACCAGCAACAGCAGTAGTAGGTCTCCGACTACGCCCACCCGGAGGGGGCCCCGGCCCCCTCCGGCACAATCTCGGACGCACCCATGCATCATGGCACAACTCCGGCGGTTCCCCCTCCCTGCGCGCTCATCATCGCCGAGCGAACACGGAATGTTCGTCAACTGCTCCATCGCGAGCTCAGCCGTGACGGGTACACCACAGCGTGTTTCGCCAACGGTCCGGACCTGTGCCAGGAGCTGGAGACGAGCCACGCCCCGCGCGTCATCCTGCTGGACCCCGATCTCCCCGGCCTGGCGGACGACGGCGTGCTGAAACGACTGCGCCAGGCCGCGCAGGGCTCCATCCTGCTGGTGCACAGCTTCGGTGCCCAGACCTTTGCGCCGCTGGCCGACATGCCCCAGACCCCTGTGAAACGCACTGGCGACATCGAGGCGTTGCGCGCCGCCCTCAAGGACGCATTGAGCACGTCTGCGTCCAAAGCAACGTAGCTTCTCCCTCCGCGGCTTCCTGCCGCCCCCGGCCAACACCACGACCTGGTACAGGCCGCCGTATTACATATTACAATATCCACTTGATTCAGCAGCGGAAGCGTGTTTTCTCTATGGTTGCGGGCGTGACGCCGCGGCTCCATCGATGCACAGGGGCGACAGCGGCACGCAAACGGAACCGGTTCAGCAGCAAAACGGCGCCACCCACTGGTGTATTGCGTCTGGCGCCCGCACAATACAATCCATTGACGACCATACCGTGGAGGATGGCATGGCGCGCCTGCGTTCGACAACGCCTGTTCAGCTGTTCCGGATTCTCTGTCTGTGCTGCATCGCCCTCGCTCTGACCGGGGCTTCGCTCTCGTACGCGGCGTCCAAGAAGAAGAGCCCGCCTCCCGCGCCGGTGATCACGGACACCATGACCCCGGCCGAGGTGGACAAGGCCCTGGCGGATATGGACGACGAGCAGGCGCGCACCCTGCTCCACAAGCGTCTGACGGAGCAGGCCCGGGAGCGCGAGACGCAGTCGGCAACCAAAACGCGCACAAGCCTGCTCATGGATGCGAGCACCAGCGTCCGCGAACGGCTGCTCGCCCTCAAGGCCAGCCACGGCCGCATCCTCGACGAGCTGGGCCTCGCACTCCGCACCATGGCCAAAGGCGAGGGGACCGGCGCGCTCCTGTACGCCTGTCTGATCGCATTGCTCATCGTCTTCGTTGCCTGGGCGCTGGAAACAGCGTTCCGCCGCAGGGTCTCCGGGCTGCGGAACCGCACCCGCGACGGGGACGAAGCCCCGCTCAAAAGCAGAACCCTGGCCGTCGATCTCTTCATTGCCGTGTCGGGCCTGCTGCTCTACGGCGCCGTGGTCCTCGCGCTGTTCTCCGCGTTTTTCGGCAAGGAGACCCCGGGCTACGTGGCGGCCGCGCACATCCTGCTGTTCTTCCTGGTCTACCGGCCGGTCCAGGTGGTCACACGGCTGCTCCTGCGGCCCAAAACGCCCGATCTGCGGCCCATCCCGGTAAGCAATACAGCCGCCGCCAACCTGAGCAACGTCATCGACACGATCATGCTGTTGTCCCTGGGCGGCAAGTTCATCCTCGACGCGTTCCAGGCCGTGGACACGCCGGAATCGGCCGTCATAGCCCTGCAGCTGGCCATTGCCTGCGTGCTGCTCCTGTTCATGTGCGTGGCCATCTTTTTCTATCGGGAGGACGTGGCCAAGGCCATTGCCGAACGGCCGGACTCGCAGGGGCTGTCCGCCAGGTACAGAAGCCAGTTCGCATCCCGCTGGCACATCTTCGCGCTCCTCTACATCAGCCTCGTGGCGGTTCTCTACGTGGCGGTTCTGCTCATCAACGGGCCGGACGGTCCGCAGGGCATGTTCCTCATGAGCCTCGGCGTCATCCCGTTCTACTCCTTCCTGGACTGGATCGCCCGGCGCATCCTGGACGGCGTGTTCGGCATCCTGGTGGCCAGGCCGCCCAAGCCTATCTCCATGGTCCGGGGGGACATGGAAGACGGCGGCGCAGGCCACTCGGTTCCTGCCGAAGGCGAGGGAGCGCAGGCCGAGAGCGAGGAACCCCCAGCCATATCGGTGGAGCAGCCCCGGCCGAGCTCCCACCCATACTACGATGCCACGCGGCGCATCACTCGGCTGTTGCTCATCGGCTTTGTGCTGCTCGTCCTGCTGTGGGCGTGGCACGTGCCGGTGCCGCGCGCCGGCCTGATCATCGAGTCCGGAATCAACATCCTCGTCATCCTGTTCCTGGCCGTGGGCCTGTGGTCGCTCATCAAACGCGCCATAGAGCGCAAGCTGCGCGACGGACCGGAGGAAGGCGCATCAAGCCCCCGACTGCGAACGCTGCTGCCGCTCTTCCAGAAGGTGCTCGGCGTGTTCTTCCTGGTCACGGCCGCGCTCATGGTCATCTCGCAGTTCGGGGTCAACATCGGCCCGCTGCTGGCCGGCGCCGGCGTGTTCGGCCTGGCCATCGGCCTGGGCAGCCAGACCCTGGTGAAGGACGTGGTGGCCGGCGTCTTCTTCCTCATGGACGACGCCTTCCGCGTGGGCGACTACGTGCAGATGGGCAAGACCGAAGGCTACGTGGTCAAGATGTCCGTGCGGACCATCCTGCTGGAGCACTACCTGGGCTACGTGCTGATCATCCCCTACGGCGACATCAAAAACGTCGTCAACTTCTCGCGCAACCCCATCTCCATCAAGATCAAGTTCCCCATGCCGCTGGAGACGGACCCCAAGGTGTTCAAGAAGATCGTGCGCAAGATCAACGAGCAGCTGATGAACGACGAGGAGTTCAAGGACGATCTCGTGCAGCCCATCAAGTCCCAGGGCGTCAAAAAAATCCAGGACTCCACCATGATCTTCGGCGTGAAGTTCATGGCCAAACCCGGCACGCAGTTCTCCATCCGCAAGGAAGTGTACGCCCGGCTCTATAAAGAGCTGAAAAAGGCCGGCCTGACTTTTGCCGCACCCGGCGTGACCGTCTATACGGCCAACCTGGCCGCCGAGGACGCCGAAGCAGCCAGGCAAGGCGCAGCAGCAGCCGCGGCGCAGCAGCGCAAAAAGGCCGAAGACGCAGACGAGGAGTAGGCACGGCCAAGCAGTCCGGGGGACTCTGTCCCCCATACCCCCTGCCAGGGGAATTCAATTCCCCTGGACCCCAGAACGAAGTCTTATGGATCCAGATATGAGTCCAGGGAGCTTAGCTCCCTGGTGGGAGCCCGAGGGCAAAGCCCTCGGTATGACACCTGTACCGGCGCAGTTTGCAACCGGCGCAGGAATCTGTATTCTCGACCGCCGGCAGGGGCGTTATGGGTAGCGCTCATGTCCTGGCATTGTTCAGTCTGCAACAGACGCCGCCCGGCGGCGAATCCCTGAGAATATATCGAACGAGGACGTTGACGTTGTGATGAACGAGATGTCGCATGGTCCCGGCGATCGGTCGCGAGCGGACGCAATCCAGGCGTTGGCCGGTGTCCGCGGCGTGCTGTTCGACCTGGACGGCGTGTTGTACCGCTGGGAGCAGGCGATTCCCGGCGCGTGTGAGTTCGTGAAGTTCCTCGCCGATGCGGGCATTCCCTATGCGGCGCTGAGCAACAACTCCCAGACCGGTCCGGAGAACCTGCGCGACCGGCTTGCCCGTCTGGGCATGCATTTTCCGCTGGAGCGCATCATCACCTCGGCCACGGCCGCGGCGTCCTACGTGGCCAAGCTCTGGCCCGGCAGCCGGGTGCACGTGGTGGGCAGCAGCTACATGCACCAGGCCATGGCCAACGTGGACGTGCAGTGTGTGGGGCCGGATGCGGAGAAGGCGGACGTGGTCGCCCTGGGTATGAGCATGGACCTGACCATGGTGCAGCTTGCCGAGGCCGTGCGGATGTTGCGCGACGGCGCGGAGCTTGTGGCCACGAACCCGGACGCCATGCTTCCCGTGCCTGGCGGGTTCCAACCGGAGTGCGGCGCCGTGGCCGCCCTGCTGGAGATGGCCGGCGGTCGCACGGCCCGTTTCGTGGGCAAGCCCAATCCGGAGTTCTTCACGCAGGGTCTGGCCGCCATCGGCCGGTCGGCCGGCGAGACCCTGATGATCGGGGACACACTGGAGGTGGACATCCTCGGCGCAACCCAGTCCGGGCTGTGCTCCGCCTTTGTGGCCACGGGCAACCCCATCGAGGGCGAGCCGGACATCGAGCCAACGGTTTTTGTGGACGACCTTTTCGAGCTCAGGCGGCTCCTGCAGGCGGGCCGGACCGGCTAGCCGCCTAGTCCCTGGCGAGTCCATCTGACCGCATACGAATTGCGCCGCCACGCAACCTGGGATAACGAGAGGCCATGCAGAAAATCCGCGACTTCATCCTGGGCTTCAAGAGCTTCCAGGACCAGTACTTTTGCCGTGAGGGCTCGCCCTTTTCGGAGCTGCGCGAGGGCCAGTCACCGTCCACCCTGGTGGTGGCCTGCTGCGACTCGCGCACGGACCCGTCCCTGATCATGCAGTGCGAGCCGGGCGACATCTTCGTGGTCCGCAACATCGCCAACATCGTGCCCCCTTACGAGCCGGACGCCGGCTACCACGGTGTTTCCGCCGCGCTGGAGTACGCAGTGCTCTCGCTCAAGGTGGCGGACATCATCATCCTGGGCCACAGCTCCTGCGGCGGCATCAAATCGCTGTTGGAGGACTCGGCCCGCGGCGGGGAGTTCGTGGGCAAGTGGACTTCCATCCTGGACCCGGCGCGCAGCCAGGTGATGGAGAGCTTCGAGTGCACGGACGAGCGGGCGGCCAAGGCGCTGGAGATGGCCGGCATTCTGACCTCCATGGGCAACCTCCTGACCTTCCCCTGGCTGGCGGAACGCGTGGCCGACGGCTCGCTGACCATCCACGGCTGGTACTTCGACATGGCGTGCGGCCAGCTCTTCAGCTACCTGCCACAGACGCGCAGCTTCGAGCCCCTGGCGCCCAGATGCCCGGCCAGGGACAAGGAGTAGGCGCGGCCCGCGCACGTCACATCTGAAATCACCCCTGGCGAATCAGGCCAGCCCGCACTTCTTGAGCATGCGGTAGAACTGCGCCCTGGAGATGTCCGCGATCTCCATGGCCAGATGCTTGTCGTAGCTGGTGTAGACCAGCAGATTGGAGAAGTACTGGTACTCGATGTCGCCCAGCTCCTTCTCGCGATAGCTCCGCCAGGAGGGCGGCCGCTTGGAGCCTTCCTCTTTTTCAGCCGTCTTTTCCGTGTCCACGGAGTGGATGCGCACGTGGGCTGGCAGGTGGATGGGGAAGAGGACCTCGCTCTCCGTGGCCAGCGCCAGGGCCGTGCCCATCACGTTGCGCAGCTCGCGCACGTTGCCCGGCCAGTCATACGCCTCCAGCGTCTTCAGAAACTCCTCGGAACACTCCTTGGCCCTGTTGGGGTGCTGCTGCGACCACTCCCTGGCAAAGCTCTGCGCCAGCAGCCGGATGTCCTCCCCCCGTGTTCTGAGGGGCGGCAGGTCGATGGCCATGGCCTTGATACGGTAGAGCAGGTCCTTGCGAAAGACGCCCTCCTCCACCATGGCCTCCAGGTTCCGGTTCGTCGCGGCGACCAGCCGGAAGTCCACGTCCCGCTCCGAGGCGGCTCCCACCGGGCGGTAGCGCTTCACGTGCAGCAGGCGCAGAAACTTCTGCTGCACATGGTGGGGCAGCTCACCAACCTCGTCCAGAAAGAGCGTGCCGCCGTGCGCCATGTACACCAGGCCGTCCTTGGCCATGTCCGCGCCGGTAAAGGCGCCTTTGGCATGGCCGAAGAGTTCGCTCTCCATCAGGCTGGACGGCAGCGAGGCGCAGTCCACCACGATGAAGGGCTTGTCGCCGCGCAGGCTGTTGGCATGCAGCGCCCGGGACATGAGCTCCTTGCCCGTCCCTGTCTCGCCGGTGATGAGCACGGGCAGGTCCGTGGGCGCGGCCTTGGCGGCCAGGTCCAGGGCGCGGATGAGGCCGGGGTCCTTGCCGACGATGCCGCCGCGGTCAAAGGTGGCGGTCTGGCGGTACTGCGCCTCGGAGCGCTTCTTCCTGCGGTAGTCCACGGCGCGCATCAGAGAAAGCCGGATGCCGCCCAGGGATGCGCCCTTGGTGATGTAGTCCCAGGCCTGGTGCTCCAGGGCGAGACGCGCCGCCTCCTCGCTCGATTTGCCGGTAATGATGATGATCTCCGGACTGGACGAGCTTGCCTTCAACGTCTGGATGGCGTCGAGACCGCTGCCGTCCGGCAGCATCACATCGAGCAGCACGATGTCGATGGAGTCCGGCGCGTTGGTCAGGTGCACGCCCTCCTCCAGCCTGGACGCGGTGAACGCCAGGAACCCCAGCTCCTCCACGAGGTCACAGAGCGTCTCGCTCCACGCCGGTTCGTCGTCGATGATAAGAACGCGGATCATGGTTATTGGCCTGTGTCGTTGTGCAGCAGATTAATGATGGCTTGCTCCAGCCCCTTGACCGTGAACGGCTTCAGCAGCAGCCCCAGGCCGAGCTCGCTCAGCCTGGCCTCCGTGACATGCTGGCTGTACCCCGTGCACAACAGAATCGGGGTGTTGATGTTTCGGGCGCGGACGCATTCGGCAAAATCAAGGCCGCTCATGCCCGGCATGGTCTGGTCCGTGAGCACCAGGCCGTACCGCTCCGGGTCCTCGATCAGCGTGCCCAGCGCCTCCAGACCGTTGCCGGCCTCATCCACCTCGTAGCCGATGCGCTCCAGCGCCTGAAGTACGGAGCTTCTGTACTCGGCGTCGTCATCCACAAACAGGATACGTCCGTTGGCCATGGAAACCG from Oceanidesulfovibrio marinus includes:
- a CDS encoding PEP/pyruvate-binding domain-containing protein, which encodes MTNLFVPFLSWMRARKQHQEPLGEKELEALRQRFRARHHNFKLLLSGNNEALEHIGRLEDLARGVRPFGGQAVRAAAARITTLAYRSIKHLEAITGERQTTLRERFDAIRGEVDAILAPHHAKDNVLPGPRILTMDAVTKQDVDQVGPKMARLGEARNVLGMQVPDGFVITAAACEEFMAASGLREEINRRMQAKSDELTSRMTLALELQALVLESPLPPALETAICEACEGLAQRLGAAPRLVVRSSALGEDQTGASFAGQHRSAVNVSVDSLTRVYKEVVASTYSLEAISYRLTKGIPEESAVMCVGVLQMVEPEAGGVAYSRDPLGVRADSALVYSVFGLPKQIVDGADAADFIALDRESGDVLEHDIAAKHQRTVCFEDEGVCREELDPSLASRSSIDLATAKQIFDLVMRLERHFGEPQDMEWAGTDDGAIVVLQSRPLPAAIDREVSAFELELPLPDSRRELQPLSESEPHRELGRGIAASPGVAAGPVHRIEREADMLTMPAGAVIVVKRPLPRFAPALAEASAIVAEEGGAAGHLASVARELDKPALFGMVDAMRRLTPGDEVTVDADSMVLLDGRVEERLTRTAPRTNLMRGSAVHTMLLAVMPHIVRLTLLDPQSDAFAARNCQTMHDIFRFCHERALLAMFDFGEDTPFPERAARLLAGGKSSQFKVIDLGDSFHDKTHNNTVRVEDIDSLPFQAFWRGMTAVPWAGPPAVETKGLASIFHEALLNTNLEPSMPSAYAVQNYFMVARDFMSAQSRFGFHFATVEALVGERTRENYISFRFAGGAADQHRRESRAALVASLLDDLGFDTVRNFDAVRARMDNRRAETMVSRLAALGFLTMHTRQLDMVMGSDGAVESYRQSLSSHLAEIAS
- a CDS encoding sensor histidine kinase, whose product is MTRHHIQPSRRATTGETGSGLGWWLVAAALILFLAAVLVPAWLGANALNAQNRAYAERDLRTEADLLANRVDVQLFQLLGELKSAALHGWEDSAVTRSAVLRSTALVAANEAPADPAQAQAVRQARAAGWSLLVDGRAQPAALVLAASDHPDRPSRIAVAVVAPKDLMAAVPRREPLASLALLDRAHHPLLTASDPAIWNDISASGGPARVDGMLRTVRPVPEFPLYIGLARPMPGYWAVLMQDGSALAVGAATCLLLAGAGVILLTALVRRRFMEAEQKRTLAFQEMEHVQKLSSIGRLAAGVAHEINNPLAIIAEKAGLMKDLACAAQDMPKAQRFITMTDSILQAVTRCRAVTHRLLGFARRMEVRPMELDLNDVLRETLGFLERDALFRNITLDLQLDPELPGIESDRGQLQQIFLNLLNNAMAAVPDKGRIRVATRREQSGVAVEIEDNGMGMSRETLAHIFEPFFSTKGEHGTGLGLSITYGIVDKLGGSIEVASAEGEGSMFTIHLPLRAAIAEQPAAAVELNPQPAHGGTK
- a CDS encoding HAMP domain-containing histidine kinase, with the protein product MQIGDLESMAIGRALAAQSHELKNVLAIVGEAAGLMEDLLELYRTQRPEGAIPAEMAARMDKALGSITAQVERGHRMTTDLNMLAHMPDRRLEHTLPDVDLGQITALACRFLERSARRCQVTLVPPPCVGVTVPADPQRCMAACMVLLEWLYLPLEPGGVIAPQPVALDPALDIDAMADLGSMPEGTARLLGAAGLSLEPCGGRLRLTLKGVSNDQRHTRVACG
- a CDS encoding response regulator gives rise to the protein MTNAIRVLLVDDESEFVETLAERLEIRGFEPAVALNGTAALERLDEIRPQVMVLDLKMPGMSGLEVLRETLRKMPELPVIMLTGHGSEQERDEALASGAATYLQKPIDIETLSKLLTETASAGAVPGEEA
- a CDS encoding response regulator, which translates into the protein MAKQLTILLVDDEQSFLDNLNERMKLKGFNTVLASSGEHALELAKEHAIDAAIVDLKMPGMDGLVCIAKLKEIHRGLKTVLLTGYGDAKVKEATEGLESVYFEKGEMGRFWDFIKSLPAKMESTMASAGYAEEGDAEGAMKAFDQDQQQQ